TAAATGGAAAGCATGCgtttttaagaggaaaaaaaaaactgatttccCCATTATTCTTATTTGCAACAGGTTTCTGGATCCAAATGTCAAGCCGGAGGAACCAGCAGTGTGTGAcgtgagagggagaggaagctTGGAGAGGACATCCAATGATAACCCTCCAGTGTGTTGTACATGGCTGTGTCAGCGCTCAGTGCCGTGACGATGgtaaaagagaagagagggtgAAAATGTGATGAACTTTACTAATGTCTCCCAGCTCAATGATGGACAGTGGCTGGTGAAGGAATCATATTACTTAATGACACCAGTGCTCTTGTGTTGGGAAGCTTAGGACAGTGAATTACCAAGGGATTACTCAAGACCGTCTTCATCACCGAGCTGGACATGGTGGTGTTATTAAGCCAACAGCCAAAATCTAATGACTGTTCTGTTGGATTTTTCAAACCCTAATTTCTCAGAattgttttttctctgatttgctgtgtgtatttttttctgacCCGTTTGAAATGGAGATACAGTGGCGTTTATGGAATAAGGACCGGGCCTCCTTCATAAGGCCATGGATACCTATTCTGTTAGGCCTTCACCTGCAGTTCTCCCGGGCCTCCAACTGTCCCGAGGAGTGCCGCTGTGATCGCACCTTTGTTTACTGCAATGAGCGGAGCCTGACCTCAGTGCCTCTGGGAATTGGTGAGGGTTATAAGACCCTCTACCTCCACAACAACCAAATCAATAACGCTGGGTTTCCCTTGGAGCTCCACCATGTGGCTTCTGTGGAAACTGTGTATCTTTATGGCAACCAGCTGGATGAGTTCCCCATCAACCTGCCCAAAAATGTTAAGATTCTCCATCTGCAAGAGAACAACATTCAGACCATCTCCAGAGTGGCTCTGGCTCAGCTTCTttggctggaggagctgcattTGGATGATAACTCAATTTCTACTGTAGGGGTGGAGGACGGGGCCTTCCGTGAGGCAGTGAGCCTGAAGATGCTCTTCCTCACCAAAAACCACCTGAGCAGCGTGCCTATTGGTCTTCCAGATGATCTAAAAGAGTTGCGTTTGGATGAAAACCGGATTGCAGTCATTGCAGAGGAAGCATTTAGGAATGTCACACGCCTGCAGCGCCTTCTGTTGGATGGGAACCTGTTGACAGATGAAGGGATTGCGCCAGGGACCTTTCAGGACCTGGTCACCCTGAGGGAGCTGTCCTTGGCCCGcaactcactcacacaccctcCCCCGTTCCTCCCAGGGGAGGTGCTCGTCAAATTAAACTTTCAGGAAAATCAGATAAACCACATCCCCGTCAGGGCATTCACAGGGTTGCACAAGCTGGAGAGGCTGGATATTTCAAACAACCAGCTGCAGTCATTGACACAGGGGGTCTTTGATGGCCTCAGCAGTCTCAGACAGCTCACTGTACGGAACAACCTTTGGCTTTGCGACTGCAGCATTAAATGGGTGGTGTCATGGCTTAAATCTCTTCCAGCCTCCTTGAATGTGCGTGGCTTCATGTGCCATAAACCTGAAAAATTCAGGGGCATGGTGATCAGGGAGCTGAGTGCTGAGCTGGTCCAGTGCCCGCAGAGCACAGCCACAGCACCCCTGCCAACCTCATCAGCTGACACTGCTCTGATCCCATCCCTGCCTTCATCCACAGACTCCCCCCTGGTCACTCAGtatgtttcctcctcctcctcctcctcctcctcctccagacaaCCCTTCCCCACATTACCCAACCTCAATCCTATCTATTCAACCAGAGAGGGGGGCTTGAGGACTAAGCAACCTCTGGACCCCCGGAGGGAGACTTTGCAGGTCACGTTTGCCATACTGAATGGCTCAGCTATCCACGTCAGCTGGGTGGCTGCCTTTCCAGTCACCGCCTACAAGGTGACCTGGGCTAGAATGGGTCCCAGTTTGACAGGGGACACCGTCAGGGAGAGGATAGTGGGTGGTGATCACCGGGGAATCAGACTAGCCAATCTTGAGCCCAAGTCCACCTATCGGATCTGCGTCATTCCCTTGGATGCATTCAATAATTACCGGCCCAAAGATGACACTGTGTGCACTGAGGCCATGACCACGCCAGCATCTTACAGCCCTGATAACAACAAAAGGCCGCCGGGGCCTGAGCAGGCCACACAGCAAGAACCCAGCTCACCTTTCTTGCTGGCTGGGCTGATCGGTGGGGCTGTGATTGTGGTGTTGGTTGTACTCCTCAGCATCTTCTGTTGGCACATGCACAAGAAGAGCCGCTCCAAGTCCTCCACCAAGTGGAAATACAACCGGGGTCGGAGAAAAGATGACTATTGCGAGGCAGGCACCAAGAAAGATAATTCCATCCTGGAAATGACTGAGACCAGTTTCCAGATAGTGTCACTCAACAACGAGCAGCTCCTCAAGGGAGATTTCTGCATTCAGCCTATTTACACCCCTAATGGGGGCATCGGCTTTCGAGACTGCCCGCTGGGGAACAACAGCACAGTCTACTGCAAGAACAATGTTCAGGATACAGACTTTTGTCGCACATGATGCTTTTGGAGAGCATCACAAGAATTTTTACTGACAACTACCCACACTTTACTGGACACTGTACAGTATTAATATTATTTGAAATCCCCACGTCTTCAAGAAATGTAATTTATACAACTAACTGGATGATATCTTTTGTATAACATTTGTCTCTAAGTTACTGGTTTCTGGAGTTGTGCTGTTTGAGTTCTGTGCACACAGACCTGTAAAATCAGGATTCATTTATTGTTATAATTATTAAGGCTGggtttcattttgattttcagtgatAGTGAATGATTTTCAAGTCATTGTATAGTAACCATTAACAGATACAGAATCCAGACTGTAGCTGCAGTGCATCATAAGAGTACTGGAATCAGCTGGTACAATTCTGTatgagaaaaggagaaaagagatgGGCAAAAATCTGCCACACTCACCACTAGAGGGCATAGTTTTCTGGAAACCATACAGTCCACCACATTTCTCATGTGACTGTTTTTAATCATGTCATCACAGTAATATGGCACATTTCTTTAATTGCCACTCAATATAGATGCAAATTATTAGATTCCTGCTTTAGGAAGAGGGCAtatttttttatgaaaaatTGAATTTCCTTCTGCTTCAAAAGAAATTTTAAAGGTCACACTCATTAAACATCCATATGAAGTGGCAGGCCGCAGTGCATCCGCCTGCTTTTCAAGAATAATACATTATCACAGTTAAGGGGTCATGTTATTAGTGTGAGCTGTGTTTTATGGTGGGTGTCACAGAGTGAGCAGCAAAAAAAGCACATCTGCCATCTGCCGTATGTTTAACTCATTAAGAGCCAAGTCTTTCCCTTTTGTTCAGCAAAAATAATGTTATGGTAAATCAGTATATATATGTGCCTTGAAGTTATCAGCTTACAATGTCTTTTGAATCCATGTTTTTGCACAAAAggtgtactgtacatacattcAGTTGAATTGTTGTTGAGAAAactattgattatttatttacctcattacacatttaattaaaaacatattcaaaagtGAACGTCTTCATGATCAGTCCCAGAATGATCACTGACATAAACTGTAACAAGAATACGCATGCAGGAGAGCTCAGTGATAGTAGCCGAGGTCTTTTTGGAGAGGGAAGGGTCCGTTGAGGATGACTGCTGCAAACTCAAAGGCAAAAAAGATTGAATTTAACGTTtacttaacacaaaaacacataaaagcagtCTCACTGCTGAACTGTGTGCAGCTGTAAGTATGCACATGAGAACTACTTGGCAAAGCTCTCAGACAAAATCTGAATCTGTGGCATATTATGTTATTTTGTACCTGGATGAGGAATTGAGAGAGTATTTAATAACATATAAAGTGTTGAAAGTCATAGCTTCAAATCTTTCATTGATTAGAACATTTGTACTCTCTCAAGCTATCAAAGAGGCCTTTTTCTCTACAGGGACTCAATGACCTGTGACCTGAAGCTTGCTATAACCTGAAACTGTAAGATCGCAGTGAGGTCCAAGGTTTAGGTTCTTCCCTGTTTCCTACTATGTTTTACAAACCGGAATCTTTCAGATATACCTAATTGAAAAGGTGCCACCATATGGCATCAAACTTaaccattttattttctgttttgtgggCGAGTGTGTCAAGTGCAGTGCGGATGTAGGGCAGACAACAATGATTTACATGTGGTGATGCGTATACTGGAGGCATCAGTATCGTCAAATTAACAGAAGAGCCCAACCCTGAGTATGAGGTCAAAATAGTGGAGCAAAAAGAGAGCACACAAGGCTGACATTatgaattgtgtgtgtttgccttgtTGCAAACCAGCTGTTCCTTTCCTTTCCCCTAAGAGTATCTGGAACTTGGATTCAGAATCGCCTCTTGAGTAATTTTCAGTTCAGTAACTCGCCTCCAAAGAGCGAGGAGTAGAGTGGAAGCAAAAGCAGAACCTGTGAAAATGGGCTCCACCTTAAGCTATTAAGTTCTTGCAGTGGAAAAGGCCTAAAAGCAGGGCTCAGGAGCATGTCTGGAACATTGTGAATCGGGGACCCAGGTAGGGGCCCAGAGACCCAGAATGTTGAGGCCAGTTAGGGCAGATAAATATCATAGATTTTCTCATTAATGCAGTGGTTCTTTTAATAACATTATCTGCCATGTCCACTTTTTGAAGCTGAAAAAAGTCAGGCCCCCCTGTGACCAAGAGAGTGACAGATTTTAGAGCTGAGAAAAAACAGAACTTATTGTTGAACAAACTGTGAATCTGATTATCCAACAAAAAATGCTATGGACAGCTCTCACGGAGACTATTTCTCCAGTAGAAAGTCGTTCTATCACAGAGTAGTTTCAGCACTGCAAACTAAATTCCATTTACTTCCATTGTATTGGGATAGAGACAGAAGTCCGAAAAGTCTAAACATCAAATATCTGAAAACCAGAACAGTAAACCTGTCTGCATGGCTAAGACACCACTATAGTTGAAGTGAGAACAAACTCAAACAGACATTTAGAATTAAATGTCAAGTTTAACAATAACTAAGAGGTTAGTTTCGTTCGAACATCTTGGTTTTTAATTGGAAGATGCAACATGACCTCCACATTGTCATTGTtgatatgtttgtttttacatgagATTTCATTACTTACGACATGTGATATTGTTGACATCAACAGTAATTATTTCCTAAAATAAGCCTTTACTGTCAAATTTTCAATGCCCATTACAGTTCATTAAACACCTGCGTTATTCTTCAAATTGTCTATTATAAAATATCTGCTCTGCTTTTAAGTATCTTGAAGGGTTTGTCAACCCCAAATTCCAAAATACAGATTATTTGTCTTACCACTAGTGGTTTGTAGACGTAGTTTTTGCtgtctttcctgttttggtCTTCTTATATTCTTAACATGTCCACTTATTAGCTCATTTGGTTAGCTGGTAAATAACTAATGAAGGGGGCTGCTTTCTGTATTTAGTTTCAGTTGGACTCAGACATGAATTTGTAACCTTTTATGTAAAATTTAACTTTAAACATAAGAACGACACATGGCTGTAGGTCACTATGCTCGACTACTATCACAGCATGGAAATATTTTCCGTGTGCAAACATAGATGTTGTGTGAATAATCATTCTCCTCATTATACcattttaaataaacagaatttttGGTATTTAGAGAAGGAAAGACTCAGCTACCCCCAGGCTGGTCCAACCTGCATTAGTTAACCCTTTACTGGTTGTACTTGAGACCTTTTTGATGAGAATTAATCATTGTCATTGGCTGAAAAAAATATATCTCCCGCGATTGCTCTACCACCCAATACAATGAGGTTGATAGGAATTTCATTTGATGGTGCTCACAACACTGAAAAATTCCATCTTACAAGTAACGATTAAGATTTTAATTCCTTGACTCCACATTTTCAGATGTAGAtaacctctttctttctttctacccTGTCTAATTAAAGTtgaaaatgcatctttaaaatTACAGTAACAGCATAAATAAAGAATCAGTTAAGAGACAGGATACTGTACTTCCTTGGTTAAAGTGCCTCGGGGACAGAAGGATCTTATTACTTAGACTTTCTTTTTTAGCCTGTGTAAACTGTGTTGGACTGCATTTAATCTTACTGATGGTCACAAATCCATATTTCTTGCCGGTGAAGCAGACATCAAATCTTTCTGATTTGTCttacacacagaggaaagaacAAGAGACAGCACAGATGGCTGCAAAAACACTGTAGTTTACCTTCAAAACTGCATCTTTGGATTGTCATTGAGTCATTCTTCAAGGATAATTCTGGTTTCTTACAACTCTTCTCTTATTACAACTGATTATATTTTTGTAGTTTGGGCCTTGCAAACACTAtgttaattgctgagatctgaaAAGAATTTAGACAGGCCGAGAAACATGAGCAGACAAAACCCCAAGTTTGTCAGACTCATTTgtaagagaaaaatgaaggtGAACTGTAAATGTATTACCCAAACTGTCTGATGCACAcgtccatcacagtttacagacccACTTCCTTCAACTTCAGCTCGGACCAACTAAAGTGGTTTTGATAATCTGAATAAacttttggtttgtttacaacGCTTCTAATTGTCTGGCTGCTTATGTTTCTTGACCCATGGAACTTTTCTTTCTAGCAATTTTTCAGAAATATTAGTAATTACCGTGGTGAGTACAATGTTCCAATACCATGAAAACGTGAGTCAGCCTCGATAATATTTGTGATGTACATTTAGTGTTCACATACGACCAAGCATGCATTGTGTGTTTGCGATAACCAGCGTCAGTGGACTGAAACAAGCTTACACCCTAATTTTGTTTAGTAAAGCGTGatttttgttgtcattattgttattattattacttatgAAACTCGCCTGATGATCACATATTTCAATTATTCACTTAAACTGCTGTCCTCTCATTGACAATTTTTACATGGGGTAACAGGTGCAAAGCTCAGACAATTAAAGACTAAATACTATTTTTGGAGTCTGCAGATGAACGCAAGTGTGTTCTGTTTGCCAACCCAGTATTTATAGTGGTTACTCATATGAATATACTATCAGGTGCTGAGAGGACGTGAAAGAGAACATGGCAAATGATCACTGACATGCACTGAAACTGTTTATGAAAACAAGCAGTCAGCAAGCGAAGAACaaagtgaggaagaagaagttCATCCAACCACTCTGAAGATAGCCACCAAATGACTTTTCCAGGACTTGTCAGGCACCATTCAGATGGTGGCAGATCTCAGGGGTATCGCAATGCCAGCAGAACAACATGCATCTGCTCTCGGCCTCTTCGATGGGGATGTTTACAACCAGGAGCCACAGAACAAATGTCCCCCACTGTGGCCTCGCTTCACGGAGCTCCAGCCTTCCAGGGAgacctttcattttcattttcattttccaagCCCCTGAAAGTGCCTGTTTCTAGGTATGACCCTCTCACTAAAGTCAATCAtagttctctctctgtcccgcACTACAGCAGGTCCTTCTTCCCAAGGCAACCTTCTTAAGCAAATGCAAGCCATCGCTACCAACTCCTCAGCACCAAGTTTGATCTAGCTTCTCTGACAGTAATTTGCTGTTGCACTTGCAACATGGATGGTCTGTTTTTGGTGTGTGCTCAGATGCTCAGATCCCACATCGTGTCCTCTGACTCTGTCATGTGTTACCCTACCTTCATACATTGGTAGATAACAATTTGGCTTTAACTATTAAAGTGTACGCTGCATCCATTTCATCCTGCTGCAAAGGCTATGGATCGTGCATTCTTTGGTGAAGCACTTTTTAAAGAGGGAATCAGACGACAGAAACCTGCTGTGCACTCTCTAGCGTCACAGTCTCATTTACCCACAAGGTACCCTTGTGGGTAAATGAGACTGGATGAAGTGCAGAGGAGCGTGACAAAGCGGCATTGGTATTTGACAACCAGGGAAGAGAATGTGTTGCACCAGGACCAGTGGTCAAAATGGGAGGTGCTGTACATCAATCATGATTTGCTGTTAAATTGTATCTGCTGTCAGCTCAATGAAACCGAAGCTCTGTTTAAACCAGCTGCCACTGTCTTAAGTCAACAGTTAAGTTCACCTGTAAAAAATAGGCCCTAGTAGTAGATGCACAGTATATCTATAACAGCAGTCCTTCAGACCAACACAGCATAGAAGCATAAAAAAAGGTATGTCAGACATTTCAGTAGGGTCAGATGGATCTATcaaatgatgcatttttcaACGTAGGCTATGcattaaagacagagagaggtaatACAATCAGTTGAAGTAAGTCAACTGAAAAGATTTAATCTGCAAATTAAAGCCACAGTGAAATGGCCCAGGCAGCCAGGTGTGCTTGTTCTGCTGTGGCCTGTGGTCTTTGGATGTCAGAAATGAACAAGCTGTGTCCCAGTCTGTTTTTTCACAAACACGAGCTGCAGTAGAAACAAGCAATCTCAAACCCACTGAGGAACacaaattcaaataaaatgttaaaatgtaatACAGTTCCAAATTATTGGGCAATTATTTCTACATAGAAACACTGAACTTGCTTGCTTTCATTTGTGTGCAATCAAACTTTCAGTTTTGATTGCACACATCGTTTTTGCATTATTGTTAAAAGTTTTCTGCGCTGTTTTGATACACCTCAGGACTCTTTGCTACTCACCCCCTCCTCACATCCTCCgtctcatcctcatcctcaccctcACCTGTCTCGGAATACCTCCTCTATTGTTGATTCTTAatgcttcctctttccttctttcctcatCTTGACTTGTAAGGGTTTAACCGTGCTGTTTTGCTCAGAAACATCAAACCTTGTCCACTTTAAATCTGTAGAACTGATCTCAGCCTGGTCACTAAATTGGCAGGTATTTATAATCCTTGTCAAATCTGCTAATCAAGAACATGAAATGCAGATGAAATGTTCACCACATGTTCATGTGGTCTCAATTTTTAAACCTTCACCCTTATTGTTACATCTTACCCCAGTGATGGGGCAGGTTGTAAGAATGGAACTCCTTGTATTTGACATCAATTAATGAATTATATGAAAAAGTTGTAGTAGTGGGCGGCACGGTGGAagtgcacgtgcctcacagcaagaagatcgccggttcgatccccggggTCgagcagggcctttctgtgtgaagtttgcatgttcttcctgtgcatgcgtgggttctctccgggcactccagcttcctcccacagaccaaaaacatgctcattaggtaAATTAGTGACtctaaaattgtccttaggtgtgagtacaaatgtcctccacagaggacaaatttgaactactgtGAGTCAGGAGGATATAAACAGCTAAGCCATATGCTAATTCCTAATTGGTAATAACTTCGGTGTTTCACAGATGATTGTAAAGCAATTGTTACGGTATGTGTGGCGAAAACACGGGCAGGACCCAGGATGCAGAGACTGAGTaacaaagtttattttaacattcaaagtacaaacaaaaagcaacaaaaatctcCACTAAGTGGGAAAAAGACAAGGCAGGCTCAAAAAACACtaactgaaaaaaatacaatttcttTCGCCAACTAACACACTAcggaaaacacaaaatcaccaatgCTGGGAATTACTAGAAAATCACTAGGAACTAAAAATTACCTGAACAGGGAAAAAACGGTTCACCAAATTAAGACTAAGGCACTCGGGAGGCACTGGAGCTGGAAGTAAGGAAAGAGGCAAGGCAGAACAGCGTGGCGAGACACGTGTGCGCAGGGCAAGGGAAATCTTCctgcactgagcaggtggacaAGCTGGCTGAAGTAGCCCACGGCTGATCACCTGATGCCGCTCAGGTGTGTTTTCCCAAGTGGCCCAGAGATCAGccccgcctccttccacactccagcgctgcagaggaggagagtgagaggagaggggagagaacagagagaggggggcgAAATGCAGGCAGGGCAAGAGACAAAACCATGCACAGACTCGAGACCACAACAGCAAAACTGTACCTGAGATTAGAAATATCACGTCATACCTTAACCAAACTGATGCACTTTCCCAAAGGAGGGATTCAGCCTGCATAATGCTATATTGTTGTCAACCAATAGATGTGGTGGACTAAATCAATTGCCTTTATCTCTTTAATTAATACCGGATGGATAAAAATATTGTAGCTCAGTGATTCCCACAAGCATTTGGCTTCCATTTCTCCTAGTCATGACTGTGGTCAGCCTGCATTGAATTGCATTAAAGAACCACCAACAGCCTCCATCTGCTTCCCccccacctcacacacacacacacacacacacacacacacacgcacacacagagacacacacacacacatattgatCTCTGGAGGTCCACTGAATTATGACAAATGGCTACCAACCTTAATGACACTTCATCCTGAGATGGACTGCCTCTCTCTACTGCTTAGTGAGTGGGGTGAAAATGCATGCACAGGGAAATCAGTGGTAAAATGTTGTCCCAGTCTGTCCCTGTATCTTCTTGCATTGACTAACTGTTGAAACAGAGATATAAAGGAATGATTTATGCTAGCAATGAAGGATAGATTGCATAGTGGAGGACAATTTGTTGATGTTACAGCCCCACATCGTGGCTCACAGGACAGTCATCTCATCAAATTTAGGGTAGACGTTTGCACTCCACGAGTGTTGTGGATAATCTTTTTAGCCCTTGGATTTCACTAGTGTCACTATAGGATAATAAACCACATTATTTGCACATGTACATTTCTGAAAATCAAATAATATAAATAAGAAATACATGCAATCAAATATACCTGGGTCCACACgggctgtcaaaattggccataaatgacatttgattattccttcaaaaaacacactgttttgaaCCAttcaaatttctatttttgtgcattatgttCATAAGGGGGCAAACCACACTTTATTCAGAGtggacagacacaaaataaaactgaccaaaaccttctttgtttgttctttcactgttccaacaatcacaaCCAACTCTAGATTGGTTGGAATAAACTCTTAACTCACTGAATCAGATGTCTGAGAGAGTGTCGACATGCAGTCATGCAGTGCATtcagatcagctgctgcagcagtgatacTTTTTTCACTATCAAAtgtctggtttttgtttttacaattcaattatatatttgaattttgaatatttgtttACAGAGCTAGGCCACACAGCAGATACCAACTTGGAACTTATGGCACATCACAGGTGATTGGAAAGCAACGAGTTAATTTGAACAAGGTAATCCTAGGAAAGTACTACAGCACCACCTATTGTTGGATTTGCACAAAAGGGTTAAAGTAGGTCTAGAACATCttgaaaacttaaaaataaataaataaataaaagtgttaGGATGGAAATTGGTATGGAATAAACCATTAGATACATTAGACATAAGACAGTGATATTTAAAAAGAATGTGATGGCTGATGTGAATGttattcatttttcaagttattttttcATAACCAAATTAGGATCAAGCTGAAATAAAGACCAGAAAATGGcgatagattaaaaaaaaaaaaaaatcagggaaacattttaattattagAATTCATTCTCTGGGCACCATGGATgtctgtgccaaatttcatggtGATCCCTTGAATAGTTGTTGAgacttttcatttaaaagtcaacctgatggtggcactagagggtcaagagatcaccaaagtcactgggattcatcctctgggcatcatgaatgtctgaaacCAATTTTGTGCAAATACATTAAGTAGATGCTGAGATCTTCTACAGTACAAGTGAAAATTTAGACCTGATGGTGGCATTAGATGAATGGTCAAAGAATCAGAAAAAtcattaagattcatcctctgcgCACAGAGGGTATCTGTGCCGAATTTCAATGGCAAATCATCTAATCGTTGAGACCTTTCCCTtcaaaccaaaaatgtcaacctcatggctGCTCCATCACCAAAGACAGAGGAATTCATCCCCTGGGCAACACGAATGTCATCAAATAGTTGTTTAAAAACTTCAGTTCAGACCAAAGTGGTCAACCAACCGACTTTTCCATCCCTAGAGCtatgctgctagcatggttaaaaatagaaatgagtCATAAAGTTAGTCAAAATTATCCCAGATGCTATTGACAATCAGTGACCTGTTTGATTATCGTCATGTTATCATCAATCATGTACAAGCTTCACAAAATAAGAAACAGAAATGCATCCTAAATGTATCACATCTGTCTCACTCACTTTAAGTTGGGCCATAGCTGCTGCTTACAGTATGGAGGCCTGCATTGTACTGAGCAAATCTTGTTCTCTCAACAGCTGTTAAAAGTTGGTGGTCTGGCTCACTTTCTTTCTACTTCCTTCGACCTTGATACAGCTCTGTAGAGTCCAGCATGCTCCTCTAA
This window of the Chaetodon auriga isolate fChaAug3 chromosome 14, fChaAug3.hap1, whole genome shotgun sequence genome carries:
- the LOC143332144 gene encoding leucine-rich repeat transmembrane protein FLRT2, translated to MEIQWRLWNKDRASFIRPWIPILLGLHLQFSRASNCPEECRCDRTFVYCNERSLTSVPLGIGEGYKTLYLHNNQINNAGFPLELHHVASVETVYLYGNQLDEFPINLPKNVKILHLQENNIQTISRVALAQLLWLEELHLDDNSISTVGVEDGAFREAVSLKMLFLTKNHLSSVPIGLPDDLKELRLDENRIAVIAEEAFRNVTRLQRLLLDGNLLTDEGIAPGTFQDLVTLRELSLARNSLTHPPPFLPGEVLVKLNFQENQINHIPVRAFTGLHKLERLDISNNQLQSLTQGVFDGLSSLRQLTVRNNLWLCDCSIKWVVSWLKSLPASLNVRGFMCHKPEKFRGMVIRELSAELVQCPQSTATAPLPTSSADTALIPSLPSSTDSPLVTQYVSSSSSSSSSSRQPFPTLPNLNPIYSTREGGLRTKQPLDPRRETLQVTFAILNGSAIHVSWVAAFPVTAYKVTWARMGPSLTGDTVRERIVGGDHRGIRLANLEPKSTYRICVIPLDAFNNYRPKDDTVCTEAMTTPASYSPDNNKRPPGPEQATQQEPSSPFLLAGLIGGAVIVVLVVLLSIFCWHMHKKSRSKSSTKWKYNRGRRKDDYCEAGTKKDNSILEMTETSFQIVSLNNEQLLKGDFCIQPIYTPNGGIGFRDCPLGNNSTVYCKNNVQDTDFCRT